The window TGGATATCATTTCAGCGTACTGTCTTTCGTCAAAACCAGCTTCAAAGCCAGCGACAGAAGTCATATCATACCCACATGTGAACGTTTTTAATCGTTTTAAGCTTCTTGAGGCTATTGCTACAATAGAACCGGAGTCCATACCACCACTTAAATAGGCTCCTACAGGGACATCACTTATTAGTTGCCTCTTGACAGCTTGAATAAATAATCTTTCTAATTCTTCTTTAGCTTCATTTTCTGAAATTTGCAGTTCATCGTGCAAATTAAAATCCCAATATTTATATTGTTCAAAAAATATTTCATTTTTTCCAGATTTAACTATTGCATAATGTCCGGGCTTTAATATTTTTATGCCTTCATATAAAGTTCTATCTGTAAAAATATTTTGAAAAGACATGTATTCATCAAGGGCAAGTAAGTCTATTTCTTTTTTAATAAAATTCCACTGAAATAAAGCTTTTATTTCAGAGGCAAATAATAATTTTGCATTATCTAATTTATAGTATAATGGTTTAATTCCATATCTATCTCTAGCTAAGTAAAGTACGCTGTCATTTTTATCATATATTGCAAAAGCAAACATACCATTTAATTTGTCTAATATTTTGATGTTATATTCTATAAATCCGTTTAATACTACTTCAGTATCTGTATTTGAGTAAAATATGTATCCTTTTGATTGTAATTCACTTTTTAATTCCAAATAATTATATATCTCACCATTGTAAGTAATAACATATCTTCCATCTTTAGATATCATTGGTTGATGACCGTGATATGAAAGATCAAGAATAGATAACCTTCTATGTCCAAGACCAACGTTTTTATGGGTATATACTCCATAATCATCAGGACCTCTGTGAACAATAGCGTCTGTCATTCTTTTAATGTCTTGAGGTGAAACAGAATTATTTTCGTTAAGGAAAGCACCAACTATTCCACACATATTATTTCACCATCAATTTAGATAATTTAGAATAAATTATTTTGTATTTTTCGGTATTTACCACTTTTTTATTGGCTTTTTCAAGTTTGTTAGCTTCTTCAAACTTTTTTCTGAGCCTTAATGAAAATATTTTTTTTGCAATAAGTTCAATATTATCTCCAAGATTAATTCCATTTGATATTTCAAAATCTAGCCTTTCGTAATCTTTTTTTTCTAATAAAAGGTCGGTTATTTTAGAGTAATAATTACTTGCAAATTGTTTATTTTTAATTACTGAATCAAATTCAGATAACCATTTTTGATTAAATATAAAAGGTATTTTTTCGTTATCCAGTAGAAGTTGATATAAATCTTTGTACAACTTAGCAATCTTGTCGGCTGAAAAGTTTTCGATTACGTATTTTCTCTTTTCATTAATAGTTGATGAATAATTATTGATTAGATATTCAATTTTTTCTTCCAATTCTTGTTCAGAATAAACGGAATGTATAGGTGCGAATAATTTTGGATCACCATTTATAAATTCTGATTCATGAATAGTAGAAATAACTTCCCTTCCAAAGTACAAACTTTCTAAAGAAAATAACCCTATGGAAAAATTGATTTGATCAATGGCAATTCCCTTTCCAGAGTATATTTTTTTGGCCTCTTCATGTTTTAAATTTGTAATAAGTTTAAATTCTATTTTAGGATATTTTCGTTTTAGTTTATCAAACACTTTTAATACATATTTTGAACCTTTAATAAATTTGTTTGAAGGAGCGTGAATTATGCTAAAGTTATTATTATATTCTGTGATTTGATAGCTTTCTGGATCAAAAGGAATAGGTATCATAATTCCGTAAGGAGCATGGTTAAGTTGTTCACTATCTCCATGAACAATTGCATCGCTATATTTTGAAAATTCCCATATTTTAAAGTACTGATTATAAGTATTTAAAGGTGGATAAGGTAAATTTTTTTCTCCTTCGAATTTAAGCTGGTAGTAAACAAACTTTGAATTATTTCTTACATCAGAACCCCATGAGCTTACAACAATTTTCTTTCCTAAGTTTTTGAAATATTCTAATTCCCAGTACGGATTTTTTTCAGGGTATGCATTCCAACCTCCAAAAGAGGTTCCATATGTTAATGTATCAAAAAAATGATAATGAATGATATCAAATTTTTTGAAAAAGTCTATATTTTCAGAAAAGAATTTTTTTACGATTTTATTTCTTTCAGGAAGTGGATATTTATCTAAATTTAGATTGATATCGCCTTTAAAATCTAACCAGGTTTTAAAGTATGAAATGACTTTTGAGTTAATCCCTAATTTTTGTAAATATTTAGATATAACAACTGAATTGTTAGCAATTACAACTGGACAGTGCAGAACAGAAATCATAACTATCACCTACTGATTAGTAGAAAGTTTTGAAAGGTTTTATCTTGTCATTTCCTAATTTTTCTATGTTTTCTAATAACATTAGTTTCTGATCGCCTGTAATTACTCCTAACTTTCCATTAAAAATTACGATAGTTCCTGGCTTTCCATAGAAAATTGTATTGGTCATGGAAGCTTTCCAAATTATAATTTTAGAATTTTCGAAATAGGTAAATGCACCAGGATAGGGTTTTGATTGTGCTCTAATAAAATTATAGCATTTCTTGATTGGCCAATTCCAATTAATTTTACCGTCATCAGGTTTTCTTTGTAAACAATATGTAGCATCTTTCTCATTTTGAATTTTAAGATTTAAATCTAAGTCGTTTTTTACTGAAAAAATAAATTTTTCTATCATTTCAAGATCAAGAACGCTAATTTTTTCTATAATATCTGATATATAGTCTTTTTCATTTATTTCTAGCTTTTTTTGATCAAATATTGGTCCATTATCAATACCATTTGCAAGTTTAAATAGAGTTGTTCCTACAACTTTTTCATCATTAATAACTGCCCATACTAATGGAGAACCACCTCTATATTTTGGTAAAAGGGAGTGATGTAAACCAAAAAATCCCATTGGGACCATTTTTAATATACGTTCTGGGATTATTTTATACCATCCAACTACTAGAGCTAAATCAGGCTTTTTTAAATTTATTATTTTTTCTATTTCAGGATTACCTCCTATAAATACGGGAATTTTTAAATTTTCTCCAATTTTTATTATGTTGTTTTTTCTACTTCTCATATCATTTTCATCGTTAATTGTTACTATTCCACAAAGGCTTTCTGGTGATTTATTAGCTATTAATTTAAGAGTTTTTTCTCCAATTTCTTTACTGCCAATAAATAATATTTTTTTCATTTTTCACCTCATCACTTGAATTTTTTTAGTTTTTAAATTGAAAAATTCAGAAGAGTTTTTACATGGTTAAATTAAAAACTGAATATTTTTTTCCACCCTTTTTTTAAATTAGTTATTA of the Thermosipho africanus Ob7 genome contains:
- the asnB gene encoding asparagine synthase (glutamine-hydrolyzing); this encodes MCGIVGAFLNENNSVSPQDIKRMTDAIVHRGPDDYGVYTHKNVGLGHRRLSILDLSYHGHQPMISKDGRYVITYNGEIYNYLELKSELQSKGYIFYSNTDTEVVLNGFIEYNIKILDKLNGMFAFAIYDKNDSVLYLARDRYGIKPLYYKLDNAKLLFASEIKALFQWNFIKKEIDLLALDEYMSFQNIFTDRTLYEGIKILKPGHYAIVKSGKNEIFFEQYKYWDFNLHDELQISENEAKEELERLFIQAVKRQLISDVPVGAYLSGGMDSGSIVAIASRSLKRLKTFTCGYDMTSVAGFEAGFDERQYAEMISNTYKTEQYEVVLHEGDLYEVIDNLVYHLDYPRLGMSYSNYYIANLASKFVKVVLSGAGGDELFAGYPWRYYHALGKKSKDEFIDSYYNYWQRLVKDDEKNLLYTDEIKKKIPKYNAYEAFKYVFKEYDFPIKTNKDLINASLYFELKTFLHGLLIIEDKISMAHSLETRVPFLDNDLVDFATKIPLEYKLKNYEEYQKIDENEIKKKDKYFETNIGKNILRKVMKKFIPNEIIERKKQGFSSPDASWYRAKGKDYLIKFLNKPNNTEFYNYINKDFVIKTIDKHFSGENKRLLLWSFLNLSRLKL
- a CDS encoding methionyl-tRNA formyltransferase, which gives rise to MKKILFIGSKEIGEKTLKLIANKSPESLCGIVTINDENDMRSRKNNIIKIGENLKIPVFIGGNPEIEKIINLKKPDLALVVGWYKIIPERILKMVPMGFFGLHHSLLPKYRGGSPLVWAVINDEKVVGTTLFKLANGIDNGPIFDQKKLEINEKDYISDIIEKISVLDLEMIEKFIFSVKNDLDLNLKIQNEKDATYCLQRKPDDGKINWNWPIKKCYNFIRAQSKPYPGAFTYFENSKIIIWKASMTNTIFYGKPGTIVIFNGKLGVITGDQKLMLLENIEKLGNDKIKPFKTFY
- a CDS encoding glycosyltransferase, with amino-acid sequence MISVLHCPVVIANNSVVISKYLQKLGINSKVISYFKTWLDFKGDINLNLDKYPLPERNKIVKKFFSENIDFFKKFDIIHYHFFDTLTYGTSFGGWNAYPEKNPYWELEYFKNLGKKIVVSSWGSDVRNNSKFVYYQLKFEGEKNLPYPPLNTYNQYFKIWEFSKYSDAIVHGDSEQLNHAPYGIMIPIPFDPESYQITEYNNNFSIIHAPSNKFIKGSKYVLKVFDKLKRKYPKIEFKLITNLKHEEAKKIYSGKGIAIDQINFSIGLFSLESLYFGREVISTIHESEFINGDPKLFAPIHSVYSEQELEEKIEYLINNYSSTINEKRKYVIENFSADKIAKLYKDLYQLLLDNEKIPFIFNQKWLSEFDSVIKNKQFASNYYSKITDLLLEKKDYERLDFEISNGINLGDNIELIAKKIFSLRLRKKFEEANKLEKANKKVVNTEKYKIIYSKLSKLMVK